From the Desulfohalovibrio reitneri genome, one window contains:
- a CDS encoding universal stress protein — protein MRVNKILLPVDGSTHSRKACEMAIEQARANKASIILLHCHKPVPLALGQPNFQEMTEYYSREANDLLAPFREMLEDSGIEYQDKVIGGPTASVIVEVAEAEECDLVIMGTRGKSNLEGLVLGSVTHRVLQTSPCPVLVVR, from the coding sequence ATGCGCGTAAACAAGATTCTCCTGCCGGTCGACGGCTCCACCCACTCCCGCAAGGCCTGCGAGATGGCCATCGAGCAGGCCCGGGCCAACAAGGCCTCCATCATCCTCCTGCACTGCCACAAGCCCGTGCCCCTGGCCCTGGGGCAGCCCAACTTCCAGGAAATGACCGAGTACTACTCCCGCGAGGCCAACGACCTCCTGGCCCCCTTCCGCGAAATGCTGGAGGACTCGGGCATCGAATACCAGGACAAGGTCATCGGCGGCCCCACCGCCTCCGTCATCGTGGAAGTCGCCGAAGCCGAGGAATGCGACCTCGTCATCATGGGCACACGCGGCAAGTCCAACCTGGAAGGACTCGTCCTCGGCAGCGTCACCCACCGCGTCCTGCAAACCTCCCCCTGCCCCGTCCTGGTTGTAAGATAG
- a CDS encoding ArnT family glycosyltransferase — protein MHHQVQFPGLSGRTILAVCVLAALAVRLVYALAVHPLELFPDENRFLCAAENILAGAHIGCGKYAHDMPLVPVLLAACKAVGVGEDGYRALQAVIGALLVLPVAGLAHRLHASRLSLALAGAAVAVYPFFIFYTALLLSETLFVFLTALLFWHFSAPRPGQGWRTGLTAGLAHLTRPTLFYFLPVAAAWQWLAARWSPRRLAVAGVVFALLLAPWVVRNYQVFGQFMATNTGGGQVLWDANNPWNPTGGVPPDDSPHNDMVPDELDELERDKWMKREAVEYMVEDPGRTLGIAVNKFRRFWNLWPNAPQFSQGPYKWAALASFGPVLLLALASLWVLRDRWRTTGLLWLFFAYYTALHLVAMGSIRYRLPLEPLLIALAAACLGRLLRRGKPSREAS, from the coding sequence GTGCATCATCAAGTACAATTTCCTGGGCTGAGCGGCCGCACCATTCTGGCTGTCTGCGTGCTGGCCGCGCTGGCGGTGCGTTTGGTCTATGCCCTGGCAGTGCATCCGCTGGAGCTGTTTCCCGACGAAAACCGTTTTCTCTGCGCGGCAGAGAACATCCTGGCCGGGGCGCACATCGGCTGCGGCAAGTACGCCCACGACATGCCCCTGGTGCCGGTGCTTCTGGCCGCCTGCAAGGCCGTGGGGGTTGGCGAGGACGGGTACCGCGCCCTGCAGGCCGTAATCGGCGCGCTGCTGGTGCTGCCCGTGGCCGGGCTGGCCCACCGGCTGCACGCCTCCAGGCTGAGCCTGGCCCTGGCTGGTGCGGCCGTGGCGGTTTACCCCTTCTTCATTTTTTACACCGCGCTGCTGCTGTCCGAAACGCTGTTCGTCTTTCTCACCGCGCTGTTGTTCTGGCATTTCTCCGCTCCCCGACCGGGGCAGGGCTGGCGGACCGGGCTGACCGCCGGGCTGGCCCACCTCACCCGGCCCACGCTCTTTTACTTTCTGCCGGTGGCCGCTGCCTGGCAGTGGCTTGCCGCACGCTGGAGCCCGCGCAGGCTGGCCGTGGCCGGGGTGGTATTCGCCCTGCTGCTGGCTCCGTGGGTGGTGCGCAACTACCAGGTTTTCGGACAGTTCATGGCCACCAACACCGGCGGCGGACAGGTGCTGTGGGACGCCAACAACCCCTGGAACCCCACCGGCGGCGTGCCCCCGGACGACTCCCCGCACAACGACATGGTGCCGGACGAGCTGGACGAGCTTGAACGGGACAAGTGGATGAAGCGGGAGGCGGTGGAGTACATGGTCGAGGACCCCGGCCGTACCCTGGGCATTGCGGTGAACAAGTTCCGCCGCTTCTGGAACCTCTGGCCCAACGCGCCTCAGTTCAGTCAGGGGCCCTACAAGTGGGCGGCGCTGGCCAGCTTCGGCCCGGTGCTGCTGCTGGCCCTGGCCTCGCTGTGGGTGCTGCGCGACCGCTGGCGGACCACCGGGCTGCTGTGGCTCTTTTTCGCCTATTATACCGCGCTGCATCTGGTGGCCATGGGCTCCATACGCTATCGTCTGCCCCTGGAACCGCTGCTCATCGCCCTGGCCGCGGCCTGTCTGGGCAGGCTGCTGCGTCGGGGCAAGCCTTCCCGGGAGGCGTCGTGA
- the recD2 gene encoding SF1B family DNA helicase RecD2: protein MRLKGEVRTISYQNEESGFTVARLSSPDEPGDITIVGRMGGLTPGEMLELWGHWKEHPRFGSQFEVSSFVQTYPATENGIIRFLSSGLIKGVGRATAERMVARFGTGVLDILDDEPERLLEVDKIGEKKLEGIKESWREQREVRGLMLFLQSHEVSTTYASRIFEIYGTGAVGALQENPYELAYRIKGVGFRTADRMAQRLGFAPDSPQRVEAATVYRLHQLSDQGHLFTEAADLYPMVSEMLGGIDEDRFEDALERLAERKRVVVMPLPAQNVERAVYLHLFYRQENEAATRVQALLDHPCGRDLAPEVESMLPELESEARLTLSSEQREAVLGALSHKAYIVTGGPGTGKTTITRMIVRAMERAGLKLRLAAPTGRAAKRLSEAAGHEASTLHRLLQFQPGGGFGKNEESKLRAQAVIVDEASMLDIGLFVALLRALPLTCRLILVGDVNQLPSVGPGNVLADLLDSECVPHLRLTRIYRQALQSGIVRNAHRVNQGEFPQEDGGTDPPEKDFWWIRQDDPARVRALVESCVLDRIPAAYGLDPIKDIQVLTPMHKGEVGTQTLNERLQEGLNPLRPGMAEIRRGSLRLRQGDRVLQTRNNYDKEVFNGDLGLVEEVDPQEGAMVDIDGRSIVYDLADLDELKLAYAVSVHKSQGSEYPAVVVPLLTQHFVLLQRNLLYTALTRARSLVVLVGGHKAVALALKNTRSFERNTNLRYRLQELCNQPHLL, encoded by the coding sequence GTGCGCCTCAAGGGCGAGGTGCGGACCATTTCCTACCAGAACGAGGAGTCCGGCTTCACCGTGGCCCGGCTGTCCTCCCCGGACGAGCCCGGCGACATCACCATCGTCGGCCGCATGGGCGGCCTGACACCCGGCGAGATGCTGGAGCTGTGGGGCCACTGGAAGGAGCATCCCCGCTTCGGCAGCCAGTTCGAGGTCAGCTCCTTCGTGCAGACCTATCCGGCCACTGAGAACGGCATCATCCGCTTCCTGTCATCCGGCCTCATTAAAGGGGTGGGCCGGGCCACGGCCGAGCGCATGGTGGCCCGCTTCGGCACCGGGGTGCTGGACATCCTGGACGACGAGCCTGAGCGGCTGCTGGAAGTGGACAAGATCGGTGAGAAGAAGCTGGAGGGCATCAAGGAGTCCTGGCGCGAGCAGCGCGAGGTGCGGGGGCTGATGCTCTTTTTGCAGAGCCACGAGGTGTCCACCACCTACGCCTCGCGCATTTTCGAGATTTACGGCACCGGCGCGGTGGGCGCGTTGCAGGAGAACCCCTACGAGCTGGCTTACCGCATCAAGGGCGTTGGCTTCCGCACGGCCGACCGCATGGCCCAGCGGCTGGGCTTCGCCCCGGACAGCCCCCAGCGGGTGGAGGCGGCCACCGTCTACCGCCTGCACCAACTCTCAGACCAGGGGCATTTGTTCACGGAAGCCGCAGACCTCTACCCCATGGTCTCGGAAATGCTGGGCGGCATCGACGAGGACCGCTTCGAGGACGCCCTGGAGCGGCTGGCAGAGCGCAAGCGCGTCGTGGTCATGCCCCTGCCCGCCCAGAACGTGGAGCGGGCCGTCTACCTGCACCTCTTCTACCGCCAGGAGAACGAGGCGGCCACCCGGGTGCAGGCGCTTCTGGACCACCCCTGCGGCCGCGACCTGGCCCCGGAAGTGGAGTCCATGCTGCCCGAGCTGGAGAGCGAGGCGAGGTTGACGCTTTCCTCGGAGCAGCGGGAGGCGGTGCTGGGCGCGCTGTCGCACAAGGCGTACATCGTCACCGGCGGTCCGGGTACGGGTAAGACCACCATCACCCGCATGATCGTGCGGGCCATGGAGCGGGCCGGGCTGAAGCTGCGGCTGGCCGCGCCCACGGGCCGGGCGGCCAAGCGGCTGAGCGAGGCGGCTGGGCACGAGGCCTCCACCCTGCACCGGCTGCTGCAATTCCAGCCGGGAGGCGGCTTCGGCAAGAACGAGGAGAGCAAGCTGCGCGCCCAGGCGGTCATCGTTGACGAGGCCTCCATGCTGGACATCGGCCTCTTTGTGGCGCTTCTGCGCGCCCTGCCGCTGACCTGCCGCCTTATCCTGGTGGGCGACGTGAACCAGCTGCCTTCGGTGGGGCCGGGCAACGTGCTGGCCGACCTGCTGGACTCCGAGTGCGTGCCCCACCTGCGCCTGACCCGCATCTACCGCCAGGCCTTGCAATCCGGCATCGTGCGCAACGCCCACCGGGTCAACCAGGGCGAGTTTCCCCAGGAGGACGGCGGGACCGACCCGCCGGAGAAGGACTTCTGGTGGATTCGCCAGGACGACCCCGCCCGGGTGCGCGCCCTGGTTGAGTCCTGCGTGCTGGACCGCATCCCCGCCGCCTACGGCCTGGATCCCATCAAGGACATCCAGGTGCTGACCCCCATGCACAAGGGCGAGGTGGGCACCCAGACCCTCAACGAGCGCCTGCAGGAGGGGCTCAATCCCCTGCGCCCCGGCATGGCGGAGATACGGCGCGGCTCCCTGCGCCTGCGCCAGGGGGACAGGGTGCTGCAGACCCGCAACAACTACGACAAGGAAGTATTCAACGGCGACCTGGGCCTGGTGGAGGAAGTGGACCCGCAAGAGGGCGCCATGGTGGACATCGACGGCCGCAGCATCGTCTACGACCTGGCCGACCTGGACGAGTTGAAGCTAGCGTACGCCGTGAGCGTGCACAAGTCGCAGGGCAGCGAGTATCCGGCCGTGGTGGTGCCGCTGCTCACCCAGCATTTCGTGCTGCTGCAACGCAACCTGCTGTACACGGCGCTCACCCGGGCACGGTCGCTGGTGGTGCTGGTGGGCGGGCACAAGGCCGTGGCCCTGGCCCTGAAGAACACCCGCTCCTTCGAGCGCAACACGAACCTGCGCTACCGCCTCCAGGAGCTGTGCAACCAGCCCCACCTGCTCTGA
- a CDS encoding YbaB/EbfC family nucleoid-associated protein produces MRGMNDLMRQAQQMHKKMEKVQEELAQKTVEAQAGGGMVTATANGQGDLVGLKIDPSVVDPEDVEMLQDLVLAACKEAQKKGKQMQEDEMGELTGGMNFPGMF; encoded by the coding sequence ATGCGCGGCATGAACGATTTGATGCGCCAGGCCCAGCAGATGCACAAGAAGATGGAGAAGGTGCAGGAGGAACTGGCCCAAAAGACCGTGGAGGCCCAGGCCGGCGGCGGCATGGTCACGGCCACGGCCAACGGCCAGGGCGACCTCGTGGGCCTGAAGATCGACCCCTCGGTGGTGGACCCCGAGGACGTGGAAATGCTGCAGGATCTGGTCCTGGCCGCCTGCAAGGAGGCCCAGAAGAAAGGCAAGCAGATGCAGGAGGACGAGATGGGCGAGCTGACCGGCGGCATGAACTTCCCGGGCATGTTCTAG
- a CDS encoding glycosyltransferase family 2 protein: protein MKLSVIIPCYNEVGTIDGIVEAVRNSPHQDIEIIAVDDGSTDGTRERLRELEGRRIDKVLLHQRNQGKGAALHTGFKHATGDVVVVQDADLEYDPQEYPILLDPIIQGRADVVYGSRFASGGAHRVLYFWHRVGNLFLTLLSNMATNLNLTDMETCYKAFRREVIQSIELKEKRFGFEPEVTAKLAKKGCRIYEVGISYYGRTYAEGKKINWKDGVAALKCIIKYNFLG, encoded by the coding sequence ATGAAACTCTCCGTCATCATTCCCTGCTACAACGAGGTCGGCACCATCGACGGCATCGTCGAGGCGGTGCGCAACTCCCCCCACCAGGATATCGAGATCATCGCCGTGGACGACGGCTCCACCGACGGCACGCGCGAGCGGCTGCGGGAGCTTGAGGGGCGGCGTATCGACAAGGTGCTGCTGCACCAGCGCAACCAGGGCAAGGGCGCGGCCCTGCACACAGGCTTCAAGCACGCCACCGGGGACGTGGTGGTGGTGCAGGACGCGGACCTGGAATACGACCCGCAGGAATACCCCATCCTGCTGGATCCCATCATCCAGGGCAGGGCGGACGTGGTCTACGGCTCCCGCTTCGCCTCGGGCGGGGCGCACCGGGTGCTGTACTTTTGGCACCGGGTGGGCAACCTGTTCCTGACCCTGCTCTCCAACATGGCCACCAACCTCAACCTCACGGACATGGAGACCTGCTACAAGGCCTTCCGACGCGAGGTCATCCAATCCATCGAGCTGAAGGAAAAGCGGTTCGGTTTCGAACCGGAGGTCACGGCCAAGCTGGCCAAGAAGGGCTGCCGCATCTACGAGGTGGGCATCTCCTACTACGGCCGCACCTACGCCGAGGGCAAGAAGATCAACTGGAAAGACGGCGTGGCGGCGCTGAAGTGCATCATCAAGTACAATTTCCTGGGCTGA
- a CDS encoding glutamate synthase-related protein — translation MNWPKNNDVLGSVNRGNAIESGLCTLCRADCQGKCETWLSSMRGREVLYPRDFGLVTAGSGNTTHVGVSYNSLRIQGLNYGAMGSAKTDEDLLFTDVSLETSFGASEETKCRVPFMTGALGSTFIAAKYWDAFAAGCALVGAPIVVGENVVGVDREAELSNGRIVKAPELERRIDTYMRYYDGYGAIIVQLNVEDTRNGVAEYLADNYGDKVIVELKWGQGAKNIGGEIEVSSLDYALFLKKRGYLVDPDPEKPEVQEGFRQGAIKHFARHSRLGYTNLSTYEQVRDEFYDTVNYLRKLGFKRISLKTGSYGMEALAMAIKFASEMELDLLTMDGSGGGTGMSPWNMMESWGVPSILLHAKAHEYASHLAARGRPVVDMSFAGGFAKGSNIFKAMALGAPFTKLICMGRAMMIPGFLGANIEGVLHPERRAQLNGNWDKLPAAVAAYGGTAEEIFTCYQDVKAKVGKDEMKNVPLGAVAIWCLVDKLSAGLQQLLCGARKFSLQDISRNDIASANRETECETGVPFITDVMDETAKRILDL, via the coding sequence ATGAACTGGCCGAAAAACAATGACGTGCTCGGAAGCGTCAATCGCGGCAACGCCATCGAATCAGGGCTGTGCACTCTGTGCAGGGCCGATTGCCAAGGAAAGTGCGAGACGTGGCTGTCCTCCATGCGCGGACGCGAAGTCCTGTATCCCCGCGATTTCGGACTGGTCACAGCCGGCAGCGGCAACACCACCCATGTGGGCGTTTCCTACAACTCTCTGCGCATCCAGGGCCTGAACTACGGCGCCATGGGGTCCGCCAAGACGGACGAGGACCTCCTCTTCACCGACGTGAGCCTCGAAACCTCCTTTGGCGCCAGCGAAGAGACCAAGTGCCGCGTCCCCTTCATGACCGGCGCCCTCGGCTCCACCTTCATCGCCGCCAAATACTGGGACGCCTTCGCCGCCGGCTGCGCGCTGGTGGGCGCCCCCATCGTCGTCGGCGAAAACGTCGTCGGCGTGGACCGGGAAGCCGAGCTCAGCAACGGCCGCATCGTCAAGGCCCCGGAGCTGGAACGCCGCATCGACACCTACATGCGCTACTACGACGGCTACGGCGCCATCATCGTGCAGTTGAACGTCGAGGACACCCGCAACGGAGTGGCCGAGTACCTGGCCGACAACTACGGCGACAAGGTCATCGTCGAGCTCAAATGGGGCCAGGGGGCCAAGAACATCGGCGGCGAAATCGAGGTCTCCAGCCTGGACTACGCGCTGTTCCTGAAAAAGCGCGGCTACCTCGTCGACCCCGACCCGGAGAAGCCCGAGGTCCAGGAAGGCTTCCGCCAGGGCGCCATCAAGCATTTCGCCCGCCACAGCCGTCTGGGCTACACCAACCTCTCCACCTACGAGCAGGTGCGCGACGAGTTCTACGACACCGTGAACTACCTGCGGAAACTCGGCTTCAAGCGCATCTCCCTCAAGACCGGCTCCTACGGCATGGAAGCGCTGGCCATGGCCATCAAGTTCGCCTCGGAAATGGAGCTTGACCTGCTGACCATGGACGGCTCCGGCGGCGGCACCGGCATGAGCCCCTGGAACATGATGGAAAGCTGGGGCGTCCCGTCCATCCTGCTGCATGCCAAGGCCCACGAATACGCATCCCATCTGGCCGCCAGGGGCCGCCCGGTGGTGGACATGTCCTTCGCCGGCGGCTTCGCCAAAGGCAGCAACATCTTCAAGGCCATGGCCCTGGGCGCTCCCTTCACCAAGCTGATCTGCATGGGCCGCGCCATGATGATCCCCGGGTTCCTCGGCGCCAACATCGAGGGCGTCCTGCACCCCGAACGCCGCGCGCAACTCAACGGCAACTGGGACAAGCTCCCCGCCGCGGTAGCCGCCTACGGCGGCACGGCCGAGGAGATCTTCACCTGCTACCAGGACGTGAAGGCCAAGGTCGGCAAGGACGAGATGAAGAACGTGCCCCTCGGCGCCGTGGCCATCTGGTGCCTGGTGGACAAGCTCTCCGCCGGGCTGCAGCAACTGCTGTGCGGCGCCCGCAAGTTCTCCCTGCAGGACATCTCGCGCAACGACATCGCTTCCGCCAACCGCGAAACGGAATGCGAAACCGGCGTCCCCTTCATCACCGACGTCATGGACGAGACCGCCAAGCGCATCCTCGACCTCTAG
- the dnaX gene encoding DNA polymerase III subunit gamma/tau produces the protein MSSQSLTAKYRPQTFADVVGQEAVRNVLSRATAADAVAPAYLFSGTRGVGKTTLARILAKALNCQTAPTAEPCNQCSHCRQVMAGSAVDVVEIDAASNRGIEDARRLKEDIGYAPIQGRYKVFIVDEAHMLTNEAFNSLLKTLEEPPPHACFVLATTEPHKFPATIISRCQHFTFKRLLQGALEEHLSGLLSREGVEYEEEAVRLIARRGAGSVRDAMSLLSQGLALGGERLTAADIRGVLGLAGKEVFFAVVDAVAKGDCPALAGLLRQVLDQGLDLGFFLRELASCWRDMFLLGQGGDQAAELLDMPAEELEEWKKRAAALSPGHVHACWQLTLEGQRRVLTSLEPAQALELLLFNMASMPRLLDLSGPGAGERGPDRVAGKARGRADSRRPVGNPPGRRTPALQALPPHLRRRPGNRLPARRQPPRQPPSPRRNRPSLRNPSVSAPGRGPSPRARSLPRRRPTWTRSRPWLPLRARRSGRPRRRLRRHRRGRKGREAGSRPERPTGSFMRKSRSIPPSSTS, from the coding sequence ATGTCCAGCCAGAGCCTGACCGCAAAATACCGCCCGCAGACCTTCGCCGACGTGGTCGGCCAGGAGGCCGTGCGCAACGTGCTTTCCCGGGCAACGGCCGCCGACGCCGTGGCTCCGGCCTATCTTTTCTCCGGCACGCGCGGGGTGGGCAAGACCACCCTGGCCCGCATCCTGGCCAAGGCGCTCAACTGCCAGACCGCCCCCACCGCCGAGCCGTGCAACCAGTGCTCCCACTGCAGGCAGGTCATGGCCGGTTCGGCCGTGGACGTGGTGGAGATCGACGCCGCCTCCAACCGGGGCATCGAGGACGCCCGCAGGCTGAAGGAGGACATCGGCTACGCCCCCATCCAGGGCCGCTACAAGGTCTTCATCGTGGACGAGGCCCACATGCTGACAAACGAGGCCTTCAACTCCCTGCTCAAGACCCTGGAGGAGCCGCCGCCTCACGCCTGCTTCGTGCTGGCCACCACCGAGCCGCACAAGTTCCCGGCCACCATCATTTCCCGTTGCCAGCACTTCACCTTCAAGCGGCTGCTCCAGGGCGCGCTGGAGGAGCATTTGTCCGGGCTCCTGTCCCGCGAGGGCGTGGAGTACGAGGAGGAGGCGGTGCGCCTCATCGCCAGGCGCGGCGCGGGCAGCGTGCGCGACGCCATGTCGCTGCTCTCCCAAGGGCTGGCCCTGGGCGGGGAGCGGCTGACGGCCGCCGACATCCGGGGCGTATTAGGGCTGGCGGGCAAGGAGGTATTCTTCGCCGTGGTGGACGCCGTGGCCAAGGGGGACTGCCCCGCCCTGGCCGGGCTGCTGCGGCAGGTGCTGGACCAGGGGCTGGACCTGGGATTTTTCCTGCGCGAGCTGGCCTCCTGCTGGCGCGACATGTTTCTTTTGGGGCAGGGTGGCGACCAGGCAGCCGAGCTGCTGGACATGCCGGCCGAGGAGCTGGAGGAATGGAAGAAGCGGGCGGCCGCGCTGTCGCCCGGCCATGTGCACGCCTGCTGGCAGCTGACCCTGGAGGGGCAGCGGCGGGTGCTGACCTCCCTGGAGCCAGCCCAGGCCCTGGAACTGCTGCTGTTCAACATGGCCTCCATGCCCCGCCTGCTGGACCTTTCCGGTCCCGGCGCGGGAGAGCGGGGCCCGGACCGGGTGGCGGGCAAGGCCCGGGGCAGGGCGGACAGCCGCCGTCCGGTGGGCAATCCGCCGGGCAGGCGGACTCCGGCGCTTCAGGCGCTTCCGCCGCACCTTCGGAGGCGGCCGGGCAACAGGCTTCCCGCCCGGAGGCAGCCCCCAAGGCAGCCCCCAAGCCCGCGCCGGAACCGCCCAAGCCTTCGGAACCCCAGCGTCTCCGCGCCGGGGCGCGGCCCCAGCCCCCGCGCGAGGAGCCTCCCGCGCCGCCGCCCTACATGGACGAGGAGCCGCCCTTGGCTCCCCCTCCGGGCGAGGAGGAGCGGGCGGCCTCGCCGCCGCCTCCGCCGCCATCGTCGGGGCCGGAAGGGACGGGAGGCGGGCAGCCGGCCAGAAAGACCAACCGGGAGCTTCATGAGGAAATCAAGGAGCATCCCACCATCAAGCACGTCGTGA
- a CDS encoding branched-chain amino acid transaminase: MAIKADKIWFDGKLVDWDEANVHVLTHTLHYGLGAFEGIRAYKTSDGRSAVFRLKEHTRRLFDSAKILGMEIPFTEEEINNAIIETLKANKLEEGYIRPLVFVGAGAMGVHPGTNPIRVAIATWPWGAYLGDDALLKGIRVKTSTFTRHHVNIMMTKAKACGNYVNSVLAKTEAVADGYDEAVLLDTEGYVAEGSGENIFIVRNGIIKTTPLTSILAGLTRNSVIELARDLGYTVVEERFTRDKLYIAEEAFFTGTAAELTPIREADRRTIGEGQAGPVARKLQEEFFKVVKGENPKYEHWLDYYTI; encoded by the coding sequence ATGGCCATCAAGGCGGACAAGATCTGGTTCGACGGCAAGCTGGTGGACTGGGACGAGGCCAACGTCCACGTGCTGACCCATACCCTGCACTACGGGCTGGGCGCGTTCGAGGGCATTCGGGCCTACAAGACCAGCGACGGCCGTTCCGCCGTATTCCGCCTGAAGGAGCACACCAGGCGGCTGTTCGACTCGGCCAAGATTCTGGGCATGGAGATCCCCTTCACCGAGGAGGAGATCAACAACGCCATTATCGAGACGCTCAAGGCCAACAAGCTGGAAGAGGGCTACATCCGGCCGCTGGTCTTCGTGGGAGCGGGCGCCATGGGCGTGCATCCGGGCACAAACCCCATCCGCGTGGCCATCGCCACCTGGCCGTGGGGGGCGTACCTGGGCGACGACGCCCTGCTCAAGGGCATCCGGGTCAAGACCTCCACCTTCACCCGCCACCACGTGAACATCATGATGACCAAGGCCAAGGCCTGCGGCAACTACGTCAACTCCGTGCTGGCCAAGACCGAGGCCGTGGCCGACGGCTACGACGAGGCCGTGCTGCTGGACACGGAAGGCTACGTGGCCGAGGGCAGCGGCGAGAACATCTTCATCGTGCGCAACGGCATCATCAAGACCACACCGCTGACCTCCATCCTGGCCGGGCTGACCCGCAACTCGGTCATCGAGCTGGCCCGCGACCTGGGCTATACCGTGGTGGAGGAACGCTTCACCCGCGACAAGCTCTACATCGCCGAGGAGGCCTTCTTCACCGGCACGGCCGCGGAGTTGACCCCCATCCGCGAGGCGGACCGCCGCACCATCGGCGAGGGGCAGGCCGGGCCCGTGGCCCGCAAGCTGCAGGAGGAGTTCTTCAAGGTGGTCAAGGGCGAGAACCCCAAGTACGAGCACTGGCTCGACTACTACACCATCTAG
- the recR gene encoding recombination mediator RecR produces the protein MDSLPGPLRDLSERLAKLPGLGPKSALRIALTLLKWPRERADALGEAILTLRESLCFCSRCHALAENDPCPICADPGRDDSQLCLVGEWDSLLSMEEGGFFTGRYMVLGGLLAPLEGADASQLEIDALRERLAEGNVRELILALGTTMEAEATASYVKNMVEKDFPAVGLTRLAQGIPLGSEVKYVDRETLRQSLLHRQKL, from the coding sequence ATGGACAGCCTGCCCGGTCCGCTGCGCGATCTCAGCGAGCGGCTGGCCAAGCTCCCCGGCCTGGGGCCCAAGTCCGCCCTGCGCATCGCCCTGACCCTGCTCAAGTGGCCGCGCGAACGGGCCGACGCCCTGGGGGAGGCCATCCTCACCCTGCGGGAGTCGCTGTGCTTCTGCTCGCGCTGCCACGCCCTGGCGGAAAACGACCCCTGCCCCATCTGCGCCGACCCGGGCCGCGACGACAGCCAATTGTGCCTGGTGGGGGAGTGGGACAGCCTGCTGAGCATGGAGGAGGGCGGCTTCTTCACCGGCCGCTACATGGTGCTTGGTGGCCTGCTGGCCCCGCTGGAGGGCGCGGACGCCTCGCAGCTGGAGATCGACGCCCTGCGCGAGCGGCTGGCCGAAGGGAACGTGCGGGAACTCATCCTGGCCCTGGGCACCACCATGGAGGCGGAGGCCACGGCCTCCTACGTCAAGAACATGGTGGAGAAGGATTTCCCGGCCGTGGGGCTGACCCGGCTGGCCCAGGGCATTCCTCTGGGCTCGGAGGTCAAGTACGTGGACAGGGAGACCCTGCGTCAGTCGCTTCTGCATCGACAGAAATTGTAA
- a CDS encoding pyruvate ferredoxin oxidoreductase subunit gamma, giving the protein MLEIRIHGRGGQGGVTSAELLAKAVIDQGRFAQAFPSFGPERRGAPVVAFVRVSGEQIRLREKIYKPDVVLVLDPSLLDIVDVAEGLAEDGVVVVNTNRSAEELKRKYGWPRVATVDAQKVALEELGVPITNTTMLGALLRAVDILPAEAMEDSIAERFGPKLGPKNYKALGRAHAETVVA; this is encoded by the coding sequence ATGCTTGAGATTCGCATCCACGGACGTGGCGGCCAGGGCGGCGTGACCAGCGCCGAGCTGCTGGCCAAGGCGGTCATCGACCAGGGGCGGTTCGCCCAGGCGTTCCCCAGTTTCGGCCCGGAGCGGCGCGGCGCGCCGGTGGTGGCCTTCGTACGCGTCAGTGGCGAGCAGATCCGCCTGCGGGAAAAGATCTACAAGCCGGACGTCGTGCTGGTGCTGGACCCGTCCCTGTTGGACATAGTGGACGTGGCCGAGGGGCTGGCCGAGGACGGCGTGGTGGTGGTCAACACCAACCGCTCCGCCGAGGAGCTGAAGCGAAAGTACGGCTGGCCGCGCGTGGCCACGGTGGACGCCCAGAAGGTGGCCCTGGAGGAGCTGGGGGTGCCCATCACCAACACCACCATGCTCGGGGCGCTTTTGCGGGCCGTGGATATCCTCCCGGCCGAGGCCATGGAGGATTCCATCGCCGAGCGCTTCGGCCCCAAGCTGGGCCCCAAGAACTACAAGGCCCTGGGCCGCGCCCACGCCGAAACCGTGGTGGCCTGA